A stretch of the Kroppenstedtia eburnea genome encodes the following:
- a CDS encoding ABC transporter ATP-binding protein: MHALNTDSLTLAYGDKIVIEELNLSIPKGKITVFIGSNGCGKSTLLKSLARLLKPREGTVVLEGEAIAKLPTKEVAKKLAILPQGPEAPEGLTVLQLVKQGRYPYQSWLKQWSQQDEAAVRRALEVTRMTELQERTVDSLSGGQRQRAWIAMTLAQETDTILLDEPTTYLDLSYQIEILDLLFELNETEKRTIVMVLHDLNLTCRYAHHIVALKNQTVYAQGSPEDIVSCQLVKDVFNMDCQVTTDPLFGTPHCIPYGKGRCIFQKG; this comes from the coding sequence ATGCATGCGTTGAACACCGATTCGTTGACACTGGCTTATGGGGACAAAATCGTGATCGAAGAGTTGAACTTGTCGATCCCCAAAGGGAAAATCACCGTATTCATCGGAAGTAACGGTTGCGGAAAATCGACCCTGTTGAAGTCATTGGCCCGGCTGTTGAAACCCCGGGAGGGCACCGTGGTTTTGGAAGGGGAAGCCATCGCAAAACTTCCCACCAAAGAAGTGGCAAAAAAACTGGCGATTCTGCCCCAGGGCCCGGAAGCGCCGGAAGGATTAACCGTTCTGCAACTGGTGAAACAGGGACGTTACCCGTACCAGAGCTGGCTGAAACAATGGTCCCAACAAGACGAGGCAGCCGTCCGGCGGGCGCTGGAAGTGACCCGGATGACAGAGCTGCAGGAGAGAACCGTCGATTCCCTGTCCGGCGGACAGCGGCAACGGGCCTGGATCGCCATGACTCTCGCCCAGGAAACCGATACCATTCTGCTCGATGAACCGACCACCTACCTGGATCTGTCCTATCAGATTGAAATTCTGGATCTTCTCTTCGAACTGAATGAAACCGAAAAACGGACCATCGTGATGGTCTTGCATGACCTTAACCTCACCTGCCGTTACGCCCATCACATCGTCGCCCTGAAGAATCAGACCGTTTATGCCCAGGGCAGTCCCGAAGATATCGTCAGTTGCCAATTGGTGAAAGATGTATTCAACATGGACTGCCAAGTGACCACAGACCCCTTGTTCGGCACACCCCACTGCATCCCCTACGGCAAGGGACGGTGCATTTTTCAAAAGGGTTAA
- a CDS encoding FecCD family ABC transporter permease, with translation MKKYLPLRLGKGRISFLVDTKAALIVLILLLITVTGFVFSAGAGEVIIGPVDTLKTILGFGDPMNQLIIQSFRLPRIVIALLVGISLAVAGAILQNLVRNPLASPDVIGITGGASVAVVLFLTLFSDSNHSLTVSLNWMPAAAFVGAMITAFTVYFLSWKNGASSFRLILIGIGMSMLAQSLTTLFMIKGPIYQAAQANVWITGSIYAADWKQVQILWPVTLILMLLSILLMRNINIQEFGDEIAVGVGSPVEWNRFALLLLSAALIASAVSFSGMIGFVGLMAPHMARRLVGSGFGALLPVSALIGGLLVMLADLAGRTLFLPLEVPAGVFTATIGAPYFIYLLYKSRNS, from the coding sequence ATGAAAAAGTATCTCCCGCTGCGGTTGGGAAAAGGCCGGATCTCCTTTTTGGTCGATACCAAGGCCGCTCTCATTGTCCTGATCCTGCTCTTGATCACCGTCACCGGTTTTGTCTTCAGCGCCGGTGCCGGTGAAGTGATCATCGGCCCTGTGGACACTCTGAAAACGATTCTGGGTTTCGGTGATCCGATGAATCAACTGATCATCCAATCCTTTCGACTGCCGCGGATCGTGATCGCGCTCCTGGTGGGCATCTCCCTAGCGGTGGCCGGCGCCATCCTGCAAAATTTGGTCAGAAATCCCCTGGCTTCGCCGGATGTGATCGGAATCACCGGTGGCGCCTCAGTGGCGGTGGTTCTCTTTTTAACCCTGTTTTCCGACAGTAACCATTCCCTGACCGTCAGCCTGAATTGGATGCCGGCTGCCGCCTTTGTCGGCGCCATGATCACCGCCTTCACCGTCTATTTTCTTTCCTGGAAGAACGGCGCTTCTTCCTTTCGGCTCATTTTAATCGGGATCGGGATGTCGATGTTGGCCCAATCCCTCACCACTCTGTTTATGATCAAAGGCCCCATCTACCAGGCGGCACAAGCCAATGTCTGGATTACGGGAAGTATCTATGCGGCGGATTGGAAACAGGTGCAGATCCTGTGGCCTGTCACGTTGATTCTGATGCTCCTCTCGATTCTCCTGATGCGAAACATCAATATTCAGGAGTTCGGGGATGAGATCGCTGTCGGTGTCGGGAGTCCGGTGGAATGGAACCGTTTCGCTCTGTTGCTGTTAAGTGCGGCCTTGATCGCAAGTGCCGTCTCTTTTTCCGGAATGATCGGTTTTGTGGGCTTGATGGCCCCCCATATGGCCCGGCGGCTGGTCGGTTCCGGCTTCGGTGCATTGCTTCCCGTTTCGGCACTGATCGGCGGTCTGCTCGTCATGCTGGCCGACCTGGCAGGGAGAACCCTGTTTTTGCCCCTGGAGGTTCCGGCGGGGGTGTTCACGGCGACCATCGGCGCCCCTTATTTTATATATCTGCTGTATAAGAGCAGAAACTCATAA
- a CDS encoding FecCD family ABC transporter permease: MKLLLFSLSVVLLLLCMASSMVYGYTDTGWHTAWEAFTDYNGSNEHIVIQHVRLPRSLIAAVVGASLAVAGALMQALTKNPLASPSIFGIQAGAGFFIVVSFSFFSVSSIQGFTWIAFAGAGVAAFIVYFIGSLGRDGLTPIKLTLAGAAVAALFSSLTQGLLVTNEAALDQVLFWLAGSVQGRKLSSLTAVLPYIAMAGIICAVLAPKINILTMGEEVARSLGLKTGLVKLFAGLAVILLAGGAVAVAGPIGFIGIVIPHVARFVAGNDYRWILPYCAVLGGILLVAADIAARYVVMPEEVPVGVMTAIIGTPFFIYIARRGFQTR; encoded by the coding sequence ATGAAACTGCTTCTCTTCAGCTTATCGGTCGTGCTTCTGTTACTTTGCATGGCATCCAGCATGGTCTACGGATATACGGACACCGGCTGGCATACAGCCTGGGAAGCTTTCACCGATTACAACGGTTCCAATGAACATATCGTGATCCAGCATGTTCGCCTGCCCCGCTCCCTGATCGCCGCCGTTGTGGGTGCCTCCCTGGCAGTGGCCGGGGCGCTGATGCAGGCGCTGACGAAAAATCCGCTGGCTTCCCCCAGCATATTCGGCATTCAAGCCGGTGCCGGCTTTTTCATTGTCGTTTCCTTCTCTTTTTTCTCCGTGTCCAGCATCCAAGGGTTTACCTGGATCGCTTTTGCCGGCGCGGGGGTGGCTGCTTTTATCGTCTATTTTATCGGCTCTTTGGGAAGGGACGGACTCACCCCCATCAAATTGACACTGGCCGGCGCAGCTGTGGCCGCTCTGTTCTCCTCCTTGACACAGGGATTGTTGGTGACGAATGAAGCCGCATTGGACCAAGTGTTGTTCTGGTTGGCGGGTTCCGTTCAAGGGCGTAAACTATCTTCCTTGACGGCGGTTCTCCCCTATATCGCGATGGCAGGGATCATCTGCGCCGTATTGGCCCCCAAGATCAATATTCTGACCATGGGTGAAGAGGTGGCCAGAAGCCTGGGTTTAAAGACCGGCCTGGTGAAACTCTTTGCCGGCCTCGCAGTGATTTTACTGGCCGGCGGAGCGGTGGCCGTCGCCGGTCCGATCGGTTTCATCGGCATCGTGATCCCCCACGTGGCCCGATTTGTGGCAGGGAATGACTACCGTTGGATCTTGCCCTATTGCGCTGTTTTGGGAGGCATTCTGCTGGTGGCGGCGGATATCGCCGCCCGCTATGTCGTGATGCCGGAGGAAGTGCCGGTGGGTGTGATGACAGCGATCATCGGGACCCCTTTCTTTATCTACATCGCGAGAAGGGGGTTCCAGACACGATGA